One genomic segment of Actinoplanes ianthinogenes includes these proteins:
- a CDS encoding DEAD/DEAH box helicase, giving the protein MLVVHGGWAPGSGRQGRLLLWAEEPAIEESTPSRARLRPHPFAAGTASLTAALDLPEATAGSSLIQLPSTARGPIPSPETGIEMTSPRGVRLADWTVPTLAIAGESALGLLAELAEPDPAAPWVAGASLRYLCLLAGWSCDLAQRGRMLPQLTIEDGIPTARWRSVLTGPDLATYRDFAAGMPPVTRALTTPTDRPAARRTSTAATGAGSAGHEVGRTLRDALETMLDAAARVTLPEKILGGHRAGSRAPLPDRWVGALTATDPTLPDAPAAELRDLRKALDDWMRAAQAANGPIRVSFRLIEPEPGEDAWDLEFALQSAEDSGLYLPAEAVWAGERFPGLPRRPDEALLAGLGRAVRLFPALHEALREQQPAAMTLSTAEAYDFLRQAAPLLQAAGFGVQLPSWAGRKGVGLKLTTRSKSKSGSSSRAAADSGFGLTEIVAFRLDLVIGDSVVSAEELAELARLKVPLVRVRGQWVELDDRQLKAALKAVGRRREGDLTAAEVLQQVAEGGEEDLPLVEVDADGTLGDLLSGQASERLDPMPTPIGFQGALRPYQERGLSWLHFLSRLGLGGILADDMGLGKTAQTISLLLTERVGAGPGEVLPTLLICPMSLITNWQKEAARFAPGLRVYVHHGATRQRGDDFLAAVAEADLVLTTYGTALRDLEALRQIGWSRVACDEAQAIKNSGTRQSQAVRAIPARTRLALTGTPVENHLAELWSIMDFCNPGLLGPAKRFRRRFQEPIEVNQDPDATAALKRATGPFVLRRLKTDKSIISDLPEKNEMKVWCTLTPEQATLYQAVVEDMMSEIEGSEGIQRRGNVLAAMMKLKQVCNHPAHLLKDGSRLPDRSGKLARLEELAEEIVEDGDKALVFTQYAEWGSLLQPYLAAHLDRPVLWLHGGLSKARRDELVERFQTADEPMLFLLSLKAAGTGLNLTAANHVVHFDRWWNPAVEDQATDRAFRIGQSRNVQVRKFICTGTLEEKIDAMIERKKALASSVVGTGEEWITDLSTDQLRELFALDPAAVR; this is encoded by the coding sequence GTGCTCGTCGTTCACGGCGGCTGGGCGCCCGGGTCGGGGCGCCAAGGCCGACTGCTGCTCTGGGCCGAGGAGCCCGCCATCGAGGAGTCCACGCCCTCCCGGGCGAGACTCCGGCCACATCCGTTCGCGGCCGGCACCGCATCGCTGACCGCCGCCCTCGACCTTCCGGAGGCGACCGCCGGCAGCTCCCTGATCCAGCTGCCCAGCACGGCACGTGGCCCGATCCCCTCACCCGAGACCGGCATCGAGATGACCTCCCCGCGCGGAGTTCGCCTCGCCGACTGGACCGTGCCCACCCTCGCGATCGCCGGAGAGTCCGCCCTGGGCCTGCTGGCCGAGCTCGCCGAGCCCGACCCGGCCGCGCCGTGGGTCGCCGGCGCCTCGCTGCGTTATCTCTGCCTGCTTGCCGGCTGGTCCTGCGACCTGGCCCAGCGGGGTCGCATGCTGCCCCAGCTGACGATCGAGGACGGCATCCCCACGGCCCGGTGGCGCTCCGTGCTCACCGGTCCCGACCTGGCTACCTACCGCGACTTCGCGGCCGGCATGCCCCCGGTCACCCGAGCTCTCACCACTCCGACCGATCGTCCTGCCGCCCGGCGCACCTCGACGGCCGCCACGGGCGCCGGCTCGGCGGGACACGAGGTCGGACGCACGTTACGGGACGCGCTGGAGACGATGCTCGACGCGGCCGCCCGGGTCACCCTGCCGGAAAAGATCCTCGGCGGGCATCGCGCCGGGTCACGTGCCCCGCTGCCCGACCGCTGGGTCGGCGCGCTGACCGCCACCGACCCCACGCTGCCCGACGCGCCCGCCGCCGAGCTGCGTGACCTGCGCAAGGCACTGGACGATTGGATGCGAGCCGCCCAGGCGGCCAACGGTCCGATCCGGGTCAGCTTCCGGCTGATCGAGCCGGAGCCGGGCGAGGATGCCTGGGATCTGGAGTTCGCCCTCCAGTCCGCCGAGGACTCCGGCCTCTACCTGCCGGCCGAGGCCGTCTGGGCCGGCGAGCGCTTCCCGGGCCTGCCGCGGCGGCCCGACGAGGCGCTGCTCGCCGGGCTGGGCCGGGCCGTCCGGCTGTTCCCGGCGCTGCACGAGGCACTGCGTGAGCAGCAGCCCGCCGCGATGACGCTGAGCACGGCCGAGGCCTATGACTTCCTTCGCCAGGCGGCCCCGCTGCTCCAGGCCGCCGGGTTCGGGGTGCAGCTGCCGTCCTGGGCCGGGCGCAAGGGCGTCGGCCTCAAGCTGACCACCCGGTCCAAGTCCAAGTCCGGCAGTTCCTCCCGGGCCGCCGCGGATTCCGGTTTCGGCCTCACCGAGATCGTCGCCTTCCGTCTCGACCTGGTGATCGGCGACAGCGTGGTGAGCGCCGAGGAGCTGGCCGAGCTGGCCCGGCTCAAGGTGCCGCTGGTCCGGGTCCGCGGCCAGTGGGTGGAGCTCGACGATCGTCAGCTCAAGGCCGCGCTCAAGGCGGTCGGCCGGCGGCGCGAGGGCGATCTCACCGCCGCCGAGGTGCTCCAGCAGGTGGCCGAAGGCGGCGAGGAGGATCTGCCGCTGGTCGAGGTCGACGCCGACGGCACCCTCGGTGACCTGCTGTCCGGCCAGGCCTCGGAGCGCCTCGACCCGATGCCCACGCCGATCGGCTTCCAGGGCGCCCTGCGGCCCTATCAGGAACGCGGCCTGTCCTGGCTGCACTTCCTCAGCCGGCTCGGGCTGGGCGGCATCCTCGCCGACGACATGGGCCTGGGCAAAACCGCGCAGACCATCTCGCTGCTGCTCACCGAGCGCGTCGGCGCCGGCCCGGGCGAGGTGCTGCCCACCCTGCTGATCTGCCCGATGTCCCTGATCACGAACTGGCAGAAGGAGGCGGCTCGCTTCGCCCCGGGCCTGCGCGTCTACGTGCACCACGGCGCCACCCGGCAGCGCGGCGACGACTTCCTCGCCGCGGTCGCCGAGGCGGACCTGGTGCTGACCACCTACGGCACGGCGCTGCGCGACCTGGAGGCCCTGCGGCAGATCGGCTGGAGCCGGGTGGCGTGCGACGAGGCCCAGGCGATCAAGAACAGCGGCACCCGCCAGTCCCAGGCCGTGCGCGCCATCCCGGCCCGGACACGTCTCGCCCTGACCGGCACTCCGGTGGAAAATCATCTGGCCGAGCTGTGGTCCATCATGGACTTCTGCAATCCCGGGCTGCTCGGCCCGGCGAAAAGGTTCCGCCGCCGCTTCCAGGAGCCGATCGAGGTCAACCAGGATCCGGACGCCACCGCCGCCCTGAAACGGGCGACCGGGCCGTTCGTCCTGCGCCGGCTGAAAACCGACAAGAGCATCATCTCGGACCTCCCGGAGAAAAACGAGATGAAGGTGTGGTGCACGCTCACCCCCGAGCAGGCCACGCTCTATCAGGCCGTGGTCGAGGACATGATGTCCGAGATCGAGGGCAGCGAGGGCATCCAGCGGCGGGGCAACGTGCTGGCCGCGATGATGAAGCTCAAGCAGGTCTGCAACCACCCGGCCCACCTGCTCAAAGACGGCTCCCGGCTGCCCGACCGGTCCGGCAAGCTGGCCCGGCTCGAGGAGCTGGCCGAGGAGATCGTCGAGGACGGCGACAAGGCGCTGGTCTTCACGCAGTATGCGGAGTGGGGCTCGCTGCTCCAGCCCTATCTCGCCGCCCACCTCGACCGCCCGGTGCTCTGGTTGCACGGCGGCCTCAGCAAAGCCCGCCGCGACGAGCTGGTCGAGCGCTTCCAGACCGCGGACGAGCCGATGCTCTTCCTGCTCTCGCTGAAAGCGGCCGGCACCGGTCTGAATCTCACCGCCGCCAACCACGTCGTCCACTTCGACCGGTGGTGGAACCCGGCCGTCGAGGACCAGGCCACCGACCGCGCATTCCGCATCGGACAGTCGCGCAACGTGCAGGTGCGCAAGTTCATCTGCACCGGCACGCTGGAGGAGAAAATCGACGCGATGATCGAGCGGAAAAAGGCGCTGGCCTCCTCGGTCGTCGGCACCGGCGAGGAGTGGATCACCGACCTGAGCACCGATCAGCTGCGCGAGTTGTTCGCGCTCGACCCTGCGGCGGTGCGTTGA
- a CDS encoding VOC family protein: MRITSSVVCVTVDDVPSSSKFLADHFGYRERMAADGFASMRRDDDAVDVVFHAVGLEVLPPELRQVRVAGTIIAFVVDDLDAEQDRLRAEGVEPSLPIREEPWGERLLLVTDPNGVVYELAEFAEQ, encoded by the coding sequence ATGCGCATCACGTCGTCCGTCGTCTGTGTCACCGTCGACGACGTCCCGTCCTCCAGCAAGTTTCTCGCGGATCACTTCGGCTACCGCGAGCGGATGGCCGCCGACGGTTTCGCCTCGATGAGGCGCGACGACGACGCGGTCGACGTGGTCTTCCACGCCGTCGGCCTGGAGGTGCTGCCGCCGGAGCTGCGCCAGGTGCGGGTCGCGGGCACCATCATCGCCTTCGTGGTCGACGATCTGGACGCCGAGCAGGACCGGCTGCGCGCCGAGGGCGTCGAGCCCTCGTTGCCGATCCGTGAGGAGCCCTGGGGCGAGCGGCTGCTCCTGGTCACCGACCCGAACGGGGTTGTTTACGAGCTCGCGGAGTTCGCCGAGCAGTAG
- a CDS encoding TetR/AcrR family transcriptional regulator — MAEARHTLDLLWFPEAAERKRGRRPGLTVARVVEAGIALADAEGLEAVSMRRVAGELGVVPMTLYTYVPDKATLLELMLDRVYLAMPRRELPDRPWRERLSAVAEENRSLVAEHPWVAELPANRPPLGPGLMAKYEHELRAFDGCGLTDVEIDAALTFLIGFVQSSARTAADVRAAAARAGETDVAWWQERGPVLEMVFDQHTYPTAVRVGAAAGEAMGSAYDPEHAYAFGLARVLDGLGALIDGRASGDPRR; from the coding sequence ATGGCCGAAGCGCGCCACACCCTCGACCTTCTGTGGTTTCCGGAGGCGGCCGAGCGCAAGCGGGGCCGTCGCCCGGGCCTCACCGTGGCCCGCGTCGTCGAGGCCGGCATCGCCCTGGCCGACGCCGAGGGCTTGGAGGCGGTGTCGATGCGCCGGGTCGCGGGCGAGCTCGGCGTGGTGCCGATGACGCTGTACACCTACGTGCCGGACAAGGCGACCCTGCTGGAGCTGATGCTGGACCGGGTCTACCTGGCGATGCCGCGCCGTGAGCTGCCGGACCGGCCGTGGCGGGAGCGGCTCTCCGCGGTCGCCGAGGAGAACCGCAGCCTGGTCGCCGAGCACCCGTGGGTGGCCGAGCTGCCGGCCAACCGGCCGCCGCTGGGTCCCGGCCTGATGGCGAAGTACGAGCACGAGCTGCGGGCCTTCGACGGCTGCGGGCTGACCGACGTGGAGATCGACGCGGCGCTGACCTTCCTGATCGGGTTCGTGCAGTCCTCCGCGCGGACCGCCGCCGACGTGCGGGCCGCCGCGGCGCGCGCCGGGGAGACCGACGTCGCCTGGTGGCAGGAGCGCGGCCCGGTCCTCGAGATGGTCTTCGACCAGCACACCTACCCGACCGCGGTGCGGGTCGGCGCGGCGGCGGGCGAGGCGATGGGCTCGGCCTACGACCCCGAGCACGCGTACGCGTTCGGCCTGGCACGTGTGCTGGACGGCCTGGGCGCGCTGATCGACGGCCGAGCCTCCGGTGACCCGCGCCGCTGA
- the mqnC gene encoding cyclic dehypoxanthinyl futalosine synthase, producing MTVNPEIDSILQRGADGGRITPDEALLLYTEAPFHALGEAADAVRRRRYPDGIVTYLIDRNINYTNVCVTACKFCAFFRAPKHKEGWSHPTEEILRRCGEAVELGATQVMLQGGHHPDYGVEYYEELFSSVKQAFPQLAIHSIGPSEILHMAKVSGVSIEDAIIRIKAAGLDSIAGAGAEMLPDRPRKAIAPLKESGARWLEVMAVAHRNGLSSTATMMMGTGETNAERIEHIRMIRDVQDLAVANGYRDVPVEESHEVGGFRAFIPWTYQPENNHLKGRTQATTMEYLRFIAVSRLFFDNVAHLQASWLTTGKDIGQLSLHMGVDDLGSIMLEENVISSAGARHRSNLQELISMIRTADRIPAWRDTWYKRLAVHRTAADDPTDDRVVSHFSSIAIPGGGRKQLPLVEAS from the coding sequence GTGACGGTGAATCCGGAGATCGACAGCATCCTTCAGCGTGGCGCCGACGGTGGGCGGATCACGCCCGACGAGGCGCTGCTGCTCTACACGGAGGCCCCGTTCCACGCGCTGGGCGAGGCTGCCGACGCGGTCCGCCGCCGGCGCTACCCGGACGGCATCGTCACCTACCTGATCGACCGCAACATCAACTACACCAACGTGTGCGTCACGGCGTGCAAGTTCTGTGCGTTCTTCCGGGCACCCAAGCACAAAGAGGGCTGGTCGCACCCGACCGAGGAGATCCTGCGCCGGTGCGGCGAGGCGGTGGAGCTCGGCGCCACCCAGGTGATGCTCCAGGGCGGCCACCACCCGGACTACGGGGTGGAGTATTACGAGGAGCTGTTCTCCTCGGTCAAGCAGGCGTTCCCGCAGCTCGCCATCCACTCGATCGGCCCGAGTGAGATCCTGCACATGGCCAAGGTCTCGGGTGTCTCGATCGAGGACGCGATCATCCGGATCAAGGCGGCCGGCCTGGACTCGATCGCCGGCGCCGGCGCCGAGATGCTGCCCGACCGCCCGCGCAAGGCGATCGCCCCGCTGAAGGAGAGCGGAGCCCGCTGGCTCGAGGTGATGGCGGTCGCGCACCGTAACGGCCTGTCGTCGACCGCGACCATGATGATGGGCACCGGCGAGACGAATGCCGAGCGCATCGAGCACATCCGGATGATCCGCGACGTGCAGGACCTGGCCGTGGCGAACGGGTACCGCGACGTTCCGGTCGAGGAGTCGCACGAGGTCGGCGGCTTCCGCGCGTTCATCCCGTGGACCTACCAGCCGGAGAACAACCACCTCAAGGGCCGCACCCAGGCCACCACGATGGAGTATTTGCGCTTCATCGCCGTCTCCCGGCTGTTCTTCGACAACGTCGCGCACCTCCAGGCGTCCTGGCTGACCACCGGCAAGGACATCGGCCAGCTCTCGCTGCACATGGGCGTCGACGACCTGGGCTCGATCATGCTGGAGGAGAACGTGATCTCCTCGGCCGGCGCCCGGCACCGCTCCAACCTGCAGGAGCTGATCTCGATGATCCGCACCGCGGACCGGATCCCGGCCTGGCGCGACACCTGGTACAAGCGCCTCGCGGTGCACCGGACCGCCGCCGACGACCCGACCGACGACCGGGTGGTGTCGCACTTCTCATCGATCGCGATCCCCGGTGGCGGACGGAAACAGCTGCCGCTGGTCGAGGCCAGCTGA
- a CDS encoding demethylmenaquinone methyltransferase — MFDGVAKRYDLTNTVISLGQDRGWRKATREALGLRPGERVLDVGAGTGVSTDELGRSGAFAVGADLSVGMLQAGRRVRPDVPLLAGDALRLPFPDATFDAVTISFALRNVVDTSAALREFGRVTRPGGRLVVCEFSTPTNPAFRTVYMQYLMRSLPAVARGVSSNPDAYVYLAESIRAWPDQAGLAARIAEAGPWDRVGWRNLTGGVVALHRATRRS, encoded by the coding sequence ATGTTCGACGGCGTCGCCAAGCGGTATGACCTGACCAACACGGTGATCTCACTCGGCCAGGACCGGGGCTGGCGCAAGGCCACCCGGGAGGCGCTCGGCCTCCGGCCGGGGGAGCGAGTGCTGGACGTGGGCGCGGGCACCGGTGTCTCCACCGACGAGCTGGGCCGCTCCGGCGCCTTCGCGGTCGGCGCGGACCTCTCGGTCGGGATGCTCCAGGCCGGCCGGCGGGTGCGGCCGGACGTGCCGTTGCTGGCCGGGGACGCGCTGCGGCTGCCGTTCCCGGATGCCACCTTCGACGCGGTGACCATCTCCTTCGCGTTGCGCAACGTGGTGGACACCTCGGCCGCGCTGCGTGAGTTCGGCCGGGTCACCCGTCCGGGTGGACGGCTGGTGGTGTGCGAGTTCAGCACTCCGACGAACCCGGCGTTCCGGACCGTCTACATGCAGTATTTGATGCGCTCGCTGCCGGCGGTGGCGCGCGGGGTGTCGAGCAACCCGGACGCGTATGTGTATCTGGCGGAGTCGATCCGGGCGTGGCCGGACCAGGCGGGGCTGGCGGCGCGGATCGCCGAGGCGGGGCCGTGGGACCGGGTCGGCTGGCGGAACCTGACCGGCGGGGTGGTGGCCCTGCACCGAGCCACGCGACGGAGCTGA
- a CDS encoding geranylgeranyl reductase family protein: MNDHPPSTVADEADVIVVGAGPGGSAAAYHLARHGVRVLLLEKTEFPREKVCGDGLTPRAVRQLVRMGVDTSEKAGWLHNRGLRVIGGGVRLELDWPELASFPSYGLVRTRLDFDDMLAQRAVEAGALLRTNVNVAGPVLNDEGYVIGVTAKAGPGKEPVEYRAPLVIAADGVSGKFPLALGLAKRDDRPLGVAVRRYYRSAAKADDNYLESWLELRSAQDPSRLLPGYGWIFGLGDGRVNVGLGILNSSNAFGKTNYRNLLTDWLGSTPEDWGMRDEANAEGPTLGAALPMGFNRVPHYTRGVMLVGDSGGMVNPMNGEGIAYAMESGELAAEVAVQALARPAGAERERALRAYPTELSLRFGGYYRLGGVFVKLIGNPQIMRLATKHGMPHPTLMKFVLKLLANLTDPRGGDAMDRIINGLTKVAPAV; encoded by the coding sequence GTGAACGACCACCCGCCATCCACCGTCGCTGACGAGGCTGACGTGATCGTGGTCGGAGCGGGGCCCGGCGGCAGCGCGGCCGCCTACCATCTGGCCCGCCACGGCGTCCGGGTGCTGCTCCTGGAGAAAACCGAGTTCCCGCGCGAAAAAGTGTGTGGCGACGGGCTGACCCCGCGCGCCGTCCGTCAGCTGGTCCGGATGGGTGTCGACACCTCCGAGAAAGCCGGTTGGCTGCACAATCGCGGCCTGCGGGTGATCGGTGGCGGGGTCCGGCTCGAGCTGGACTGGCCCGAGCTGGCGAGTTTCCCCAGTTACGGCCTGGTCCGCACGCGCCTCGACTTCGACGACATGCTGGCCCAGCGCGCGGTCGAGGCCGGCGCCCTGCTCCGCACGAACGTGAACGTCGCCGGACCGGTCCTCAATGACGAAGGTTACGTGATCGGCGTCACGGCCAAGGCCGGTCCCGGCAAAGAGCCGGTGGAATACCGCGCGCCGCTGGTGATCGCCGCGGACGGCGTCTCCGGCAAGTTTCCGCTGGCCCTGGGGCTGGCCAAGCGCGACGACCGCCCGCTCGGGGTGGCCGTCCGGCGCTACTACCGCTCCGCGGCCAAGGCGGACGACAACTACCTGGAGTCCTGGCTGGAGCTGCGCAGCGCGCAGGACCCGAGCCGGCTCCTGCCCGGTTACGGCTGGATCTTCGGCCTGGGCGACGGCCGGGTGAACGTCGGCCTCGGCATCCTGAACTCGTCCAACGCCTTCGGCAAGACGAACTACCGCAACCTGCTCACCGACTGGCTCGGCTCCACCCCGGAGGACTGGGGGATGCGGGACGAGGCGAACGCGGAGGGGCCGACGCTCGGCGCCGCGCTCCCGATGGGCTTCAACCGGGTGCCGCATTACACCCGCGGGGTAATGCTCGTCGGCGACTCCGGTGGCATGGTCAACCCGATGAACGGCGAGGGCATCGCGTACGCGATGGAGTCCGGTGAGCTGGCCGCCGAGGTGGCGGTGCAGGCGCTGGCCCGCCCGGCGGGTGCGGAGCGGGAGCGGGCGCTGCGGGCGTATCCGACCGAGTTGAGCCTGCGCTTCGGCGGTTACTACCGCCTGGGCGGCGTCTTCGTGAAGTTGATCGGCAACCCGCAGATCATGCGGCTGGCCACCAAGCACGGCATGCCGCACCCGACGTTGATGAAATTCGTCCT